In the genome of Pelagibacterium nitratireducens, one region contains:
- the rpsA gene encoding 30S ribosomal protein S1, with amino-acid sequence MANQTASAEDFEQLLFESFQDIDPVEGTVVKGKVVAIEKDLAIIDVGLKTEGRVPMKEFGAAGRDGTIAVGSEVEVYVDRVENAMGEAVLSREKARREESWVRLEVLYDKGEKVEGQIFNQVKGGFTVDLDGAVAFLPRSQVDIRPIRDIAPLMNVPQPFQILKMDKRRGNIVVSRRAILEESRAEQRSEIVQQLEEGQVVEGVVKNITDYGAFVDLGGIDGLLHVTDIAWRRVNHPNEVLAIGETIKVQIIRVNQESHRISLGMKQLQADPWEGIAAKYPVEAKFTGRVTNITDYGAFVELEPGIEGLIHVSEMSWTKKNVHPGKIVSTSQEVEVVVLEVDPEKRRISLGLKQTLANPWESFADKFPIGAEIEGEVKNKTEFGLFIGLDGDVDGMVHLSDLDWNRPGEEALEDYNRGDIVKARVLDVDIDKERISLGIKQLGSDAMADAAAGSDGLRKGAIVTTEVTAVTDGGLEVRISETDLSAFIRRSDLSRDREDQRPERFAVGEKVDARITQFDKKTRRIGLSIKALEIAEEKEAVAQYGSSDSGASLGDILGAALKGQDKK; translated from the coding sequence ATGGCTAACCAGACCGCATCTGCAGAAGATTTCGAACAGCTCCTTTTTGAGAGCTTTCAGGACATCGATCCCGTCGAGGGCACCGTTGTCAAAGGCAAGGTCGTCGCAATCGAAAAAGACCTCGCCATCATCGACGTGGGATTGAAGACCGAAGGCCGCGTGCCGATGAAGGAATTCGGCGCCGCCGGCCGCGACGGCACCATTGCCGTTGGCTCGGAAGTCGAAGTCTATGTCGACCGCGTCGAAAACGCGATGGGCGAGGCTGTCCTCTCCCGTGAGAAGGCCCGCCGCGAAGAAAGCTGGGTCCGCCTCGAAGTCCTTTACGACAAGGGCGAAAAGGTCGAAGGCCAGATCTTCAACCAGGTCAAGGGCGGCTTCACCGTCGATCTCGATGGTGCCGTGGCCTTCCTGCCGCGCTCCCAGGTCGATATCCGCCCCATCCGCGACATCGCTCCCCTGATGAACGTGCCGCAGCCCTTCCAGATCCTGAAAATGGACAAGCGCCGCGGCAATATCGTTGTCTCGCGCCGCGCCATTCTCGAAGAGAGCCGCGCCGAACAGCGTTCGGAAATCGTCCAGCAGCTCGAAGAGGGCCAGGTGGTCGAAGGCGTCGTCAAGAACATCACCGATTACGGTGCGTTCGTTGATCTGGGGGGCATCGATGGCCTCCTCCACGTCACCGACATCGCATGGCGCCGCGTCAATCACCCCAACGAAGTCCTGGCGATCGGCGAGACGATCAAGGTCCAGATCATCCGCGTCAATCAGGAAAGCCATCGTATTTCGCTGGGCATGAAGCAGCTCCAGGCCGACCCCTGGGAAGGCATTGCCGCCAAGTATCCGGTGGAAGCCAAGTTCACTGGCCGCGTGACCAACATCACCGATTACGGTGCGTTCGTCGAACTCGAGCCGGGCATCGAAGGCCTGATCCACGTTTCGGAAATGAGCTGGACCAAAAAAAACGTCCATCCGGGCAAGATCGTCTCGACCTCCCAGGAAGTCGAAGTGGTCGTTCTCGAAGTCGATCCCGAAAAGCGCCGCATCTCGCTCGGCCTCAAGCAGACCCTCGCCAATCCGTGGGAAAGCTTTGCCGATAAGTTCCCGATCGGCGCCGAGATCGAAGGCGAAGTCAAGAACAAGACCGAATTCGGCCTGTTCATCGGCCTCGATGGCGATGTGGACGGCATGGTCCACCTCTCCGATCTCGACTGGAACCGTCCGGGCGAAGAAGCGCTTGAGGATTACAACCGTGGCGATATCGTCAAGGCCAGGGTTCTCGACGTCGATATCGACAAGGAACGCATTTCCCTCGGCATCAAGCAGCTTGGCTCCGATGCAATGGCCGATGCCGCTGCCGGCTCCGATGGCCTGCGCAAGGGTGCGATCGTTACCACCGAAGTCACCGCCGTTACCGATGGTGGCCTCGAGGTGCGGATTTCCGAAACCGACCTCAGCGCCTTCATCCGCCGCTCCGATCTGAGCCGCGACCGTGAAGACCAGCGCCCCGAACGCTTCGCCGTCGGCGAAAAGGTCGATGCCCGCATCACCCAGTTCGACAAGAAGACCCGCCGCATCGGCCTTTCGATCAAGGCCCTGGAAATTGCCGAAGAAAAAGAAGCCGTCGCTCAGTACGGTTCCTCGGACTCCGGCGCCTCCCTCGGCGACATCCTTGGCGCAGCCCTCAAGGGCCAGGACAAGAAGTAA
- the cmk gene encoding (d)CMP kinase, with protein MIIAVDGPAASGKGTIAAALGRHFNLPHLDTGLLYRAVGLAVKAHIDAPDIEARATKAAQDLDSAAIDPEFLLGAEVGVLASKIAVFPGVRKALFAFQRDFATQPLGAVLDGRDIGTTIAPEADAKLFIVADPQVRAERRARQLQARGQSVDRDKLLADIKARDARDAAAPHGGFHPADDAVLLDTTNLDIEAAITAAIAQVEAAIARKSARS; from the coding sequence ATGATTATCGCGGTGGATGGACCGGCGGCCTCGGGCAAGGGCACCATCGCCGCCGCGCTGGGCCGGCACTTCAACCTGCCCCATCTCGATACGGGCCTGCTCTACCGCGCCGTCGGGCTGGCGGTCAAAGCCCATATCGATGCCCCCGATATCGAGGCACGGGCGACAAAGGCCGCCCAGGACCTCGATTCTGCCGCCATCGATCCTGAATTCCTGCTCGGTGCCGAAGTGGGCGTTCTGGCCTCAAAGATCGCCGTCTTCCCCGGCGTACGCAAAGCTCTCTTTGCTTTCCAGCGCGATTTCGCCACCCAGCCGCTCGGCGCCGTGCTCGATGGCCGCGATATCGGCACCACAATCGCCCCCGAGGCCGACGCCAAGCTCTTCATCGTCGCCGATCCCCAGGTTCGCGCCGAGCGCCGCGCCCGTCAGCTTCAAGCGCGCGGCCAGAGCGTCGATCGCGACAAGCTCCTTGCCGATATCAAGGCCCGCGACGCGCGCGATGCCGCCGCCCCCCATGGCGGATTTCACCCCGCTGACGATGCGGTCTTGCTCGATACGACCAATTTGGATATAGAAGCCGCCATTACGGCAGCCATCGCGCAAGTGGAGGCGGCTATCGCCCGCAAGTCGGCCCGCTCTTAA
- the aroA gene encoding 3-phosphoshikimate 1-carboxyvinyltransferase produces the protein MSHALPPRPRASHNAGALSGSIRVPGDKSISHRAMMFGAMALGRTNVTGLLEGEDVLATGRAMQALGAKVEKIGETWQIDGLGVGGFLAPQADLDFGNAGTGVRLTMGLVGAYPFVTRFVGDTSLSARPMARVLDPLRAIGVEVVEHHENRLPIALKGPTDPVPVHYRVPMASAQVKSCVLLAGLVIPGTTTVIEPIMTRDHTEKMLEGFGADIAIATDADGVRTITVAGLPDLRAQELIVPGDPSSAGFPLVAALIVPGSEVTIENVLMNPTRTGLIDTLIEMGGDIAIENRRVSGGEDIADLRVKHSRLKGVSVPASRAPSMIDEYPVLAVAASFAQGVTHMAGLEELRVKESDRLAAVARGLEANGVVCEEGQDFLTVTGKGAVPGGGTVATHLDHRIAMSFLVMGLAAEKPVTVDDDRMIATSFPSFEPDFTRLGAGFSQSEDAA, from the coding sequence ATGTCCCACGCCCTCCCGCCCCGTCCGCGCGCCAGCCACAATGCCGGTGCCCTTTCCGGGTCCATAAGGGTGCCCGGCGACAAGTCGATTTCCCATCGCGCCATGATGTTCGGCGCCATGGCCTTGGGCCGCACAAATGTCACCGGCCTGCTTGAAGGCGAGGATGTGCTGGCCACCGGCCGCGCCATGCAGGCGCTCGGCGCTAAGGTCGAAAAGATCGGCGAGACCTGGCAGATCGACGGGCTCGGCGTCGGCGGCTTTCTCGCCCCCCAGGCCGATCTCGATTTCGGCAATGCCGGCACCGGCGTGCGGCTCACCATGGGCCTTGTCGGCGCCTATCCCTTCGTTACCCGCTTTGTGGGCGATACCTCGCTTTCGGCCCGGCCCATGGCCCGCGTGCTCGATCCGCTGCGCGCCATCGGCGTCGAAGTCGTCGAGCACCACGAAAACCGCCTGCCCATCGCACTCAAGGGCCCCACCGATCCCGTGCCGGTGCATTACCGTGTGCCCATGGCCTCCGCCCAGGTCAAATCCTGCGTGCTTTTGGCCGGCCTCGTCATCCCCGGCACGACCACGGTGATCGAGCCGATCATGACCCGAGATCACACCGAAAAGATGCTCGAAGGCTTCGGCGCCGATATTGCCATCGCAACCGATGCCGATGGCGTGCGCACTATCACTGTTGCCGGCCTGCCCGATCTGAGGGCGCAGGAATTGATCGTCCCTGGCGATCCCTCCTCGGCCGGCTTCCCGCTCGTGGCAGCCCTCATCGTGCCGGGCTCGGAAGTCACCATCGAAAACGTTCTGATGAACCCCACCCGCACCGGCCTGATCGACACGCTCATTGAAATGGGCGGCGACATCGCAATCGAAAACCGCCGCGTCTCGGGCGGCGAGGACATCGCCGATCTGCGGGTGAAACATTCGCGCTTGAAGGGCGTCTCCGTCCCCGCCTCCCGCGCCCCCTCAATGATCGATGAATACCCGGTCCTCGCCGTTGCAGCCTCTTTTGCCCAAGGCGTCACCCACATGGCAGGGCTCGAGGAGTTGCGGGTGAAAGAATCCGACCGCCTCGCCGCCGTCGCCCGCGGGCTCGAGGCCAATGGCGTTGTCTGCGAGGAGGGCCAAGATTTCCTCACCGTCACCGGCAAGGGCGCCGTCCCTGGCGGTGGCACCGTGGCAACCCACCTCGATCATCGCATCGCCATGAGCTTTCTGGTCATGGGCTTGGCCGCCGAAAAGCCCGTCACCGTCGATGACGACCGGATGATCGCGACCTCGTTCCCCAGCTTCGAGCCCGATTTCACCCGCCTTGGCGCCGGATTTTCCCAAAGCGAGGACGCCGCATGA
- a CDS encoding TIGR02300 family protein, with the protein MASDERGTKRTCPVTGKKFYDLGKDPVVSPYTGKSYPVSFFEAAQEKSAAKFGAKERKADKVVEEAEVEEADVDVAAKEAGAEVISLNDAETNTDDDDDDDNEDDIPEVEDVEVDEELGGDDDDTFLEEDDDDDDIGIEVDVDDDER; encoded by the coding sequence TTGGCCAGTGACGAACGCGGTACCAAGCGGACATGCCCGGTGACGGGCAAGAAATTTTACGATTTGGGCAAGGACCCGGTGGTCTCGCCCTATACCGGCAAATCCTATCCCGTGAGCTTTTTCGAAGCCGCTCAGGAAAAGTCTGCCGCCAAGTTCGGCGCCAAGGAGCGCAAGGCGGACAAGGTTGTGGAGGAGGCCGAGGTCGAGGAAGCCGACGTCGATGTCGCCGCCAAGGAAGCGGGCGCCGAGGTCATTTCGCTCAATGACGCGGAAACCAATACCGACGACGACGATGATGACGACAACGAGGACGATATCCCCGAAGTCGAAGACGTCGAAGTCGACGAAGAATTGGGCGGGGATGACGACGACACCTTCCTCGAAGAAGACGACGACGATGACGATATCGGCATCGAAGTGGATGTGGACGACGACGAGCGGTAG
- a CDS encoding YdeI/OmpD-associated family protein, producing MPPVIPDPEKIRPFADFESFYGWLAQHGGAWDEVWVQFFKKGSGVETIGYEEAVRAGLCWGWIDGIKKKHDEKSYLLRFTPRRKKSIWSLINTRHAERLIEEGLMREPGLAQVEAAKADGRWDAAYSSGAEFTMPEDFVAAVRANPEALAVYETLNRANLYALMFRINGVKKAETRARNIEKFVAMLARGKRCIPMGERRRNAKI from the coding sequence ATGCCGCCTGTCATTCCCGATCCGGAAAAAATCCGTCCGTTTGCCGATTTCGAGAGCTTTTATGGCTGGCTGGCCCAGCATGGAGGCGCGTGGGACGAGGTTTGGGTGCAGTTTTTCAAGAAGGGGTCGGGGGTCGAGACGATCGGTTACGAGGAGGCGGTGCGCGCCGGGTTGTGCTGGGGATGGATCGACGGGATCAAGAAAAAGCACGACGAAAAATCGTATCTCCTGCGCTTTACGCCACGGCGGAAAAAGTCGATCTGGAGCCTGATCAATACACGTCATGCCGAACGCCTGATCGAAGAGGGTCTGATGCGTGAGCCGGGGCTGGCGCAGGTTGAGGCGGCAAAGGCGGATGGGCGCTGGGACGCTGCCTATTCGTCGGGGGCCGAGTTCACCATGCCCGAGGATTTTGTCGCGGCGGTGCGAGCCAACCCCGAGGCGCTTGCGGTTTATGAAACGCTCAACCGCGCCAATCTCTATGCACTGATGTTCCGGATCAACGGGGTCAAAAAGGCGGAAACGCGGGCCCGCAATATCGAAAAATTCGTCGCCATGCTGGCGCGGGGGAAACGCTGCATCCCAATGGGAGAGCGAAGGCGTAATGCCAAGATTTGA
- a CDS encoding TadG family pilus assembly protein, translated as MGPIARFLVDVRANVVTLFAAGAPVLLGLAAFAIDEASLHLEKRRLQSVADLAAIHAAGDPANAAQQVRLSLRDAGYDPLPETIIVQTGHYAPDPSLAPAERFAPDTGPINAARVTLRREGTVHFASLFGFPPPLIGVVATASATPMAGWSIGSRLASLNGGVLNAVLGGLLGTELSLSLLDYNAIADVDISLLDFLDALSGEVDLEVGTYSELLNADISLGAIAAAIASASGGNAVLVHLAGLVDETLSVDMARLIVADGLAGLALGTSAAVEASVDALGLLSAAALVADGNRHIGLELGAGVPGIAGIDVALVVGEPPVTGWFTLSGEGDYLRTAQTRLRLDVSVLGNGGGLGLLDITLPVYAELAPAEARMASLSCPPGRPDQGTATIDASPGVLRLAIGNTPQSAFLDTKSPLEIAKTPIVSLLGGIARVNARADVSMSQTSPVPLYFTAHDAANDTIRTATTRTPVSSLTGSLIGNLDLELEVLSINLLGSLLSGALDAVETLLDPVAIVLDEVLIVLFDALGIGLGEVDVAVHSFDCRNAALVQ; from the coding sequence ATGGGCCCGATCGCCCGCTTCCTCGTCGATGTCAGGGCCAATGTGGTCACCCTGTTCGCTGCCGGCGCGCCTGTCCTGCTCGGCCTTGCCGCCTTTGCAATCGATGAGGCCTCCCTCCATCTCGAAAAACGCCGCCTGCAATCGGTCGCCGATCTGGCTGCCATCCACGCCGCAGGCGACCCGGCCAACGCCGCCCAACAGGTGCGCCTGAGCCTGCGCGACGCCGGATACGATCCCCTCCCCGAAACGATCATCGTTCAGACCGGTCACTACGCTCCCGATCCCTCTCTTGCGCCCGCCGAGCGTTTTGCTCCCGATACCGGCCCCATAAATGCGGCTCGCGTCACCCTGCGGCGCGAGGGCACCGTCCATTTCGCGTCGCTTTTCGGCTTTCCGCCGCCTCTCATCGGTGTCGTGGCCACCGCCAGCGCCACCCCCATGGCCGGCTGGTCCATCGGCTCACGCCTCGCCAGCCTCAATGGCGGCGTCCTCAACGCCGTGCTGGGTGGCCTGTTGGGCACCGAGTTGTCGCTTTCGCTGCTCGACTATAACGCCATCGCCGATGTCGATATTTCGCTCCTCGATTTCCTTGACGCCCTGTCCGGAGAGGTGGATCTGGAGGTCGGCACCTACTCCGAACTCCTCAATGCCGATATCTCCCTTGGCGCCATCGCCGCCGCCATCGCCTCGGCTTCGGGGGGAAATGCGGTCCTTGTGCACCTGGCCGGGCTGGTCGACGAAACACTCAGCGTGGACATGGCACGCCTGATCGTCGCCGACGGGCTGGCGGGGCTGGCGCTTGGCACTTCGGCAGCGGTCGAGGCCAGCGTCGATGCGTTGGGCCTTTTGTCGGCCGCCGCTCTGGTCGCTGATGGCAACCGCCATATCGGCCTCGAACTTGGTGCAGGCGTGCCCGGCATTGCCGGCATCGATGTGGCACTGGTTGTGGGCGAACCGCCGGTCACCGGCTGGTTCACGCTCTCGGGCGAGGGCGATTATCTGCGCACCGCCCAGACCAGGCTTCGTCTCGACGTCTCGGTTCTGGGCAATGGCGGCGGGCTGGGCCTGCTCGACATCACCTTGCCCGTTTATGCCGAGCTTGCCCCCGCCGAGGCGCGCATGGCGTCCCTGTCCTGTCCCCCCGGTCGCCCCGATCAGGGCACCGCCACCATCGATGCAAGCCCCGGCGTGCTGCGGCTGGCCATAGGCAACACGCCCCAATCGGCGTTTCTGGATACAAAAAGCCCGCTCGAGATCGCCAAGACCCCCATCGTTTCGCTTCTGGGCGGCATCGCCCGAGTCAACGCCCGCGCCGATGTTTCAATGAGCCAGACAAGCCCCGTCCCGCTTTATTTCACGGCGCACGACGCCGCCAACGACACCATCCGCACGGCAACCACCCGCACTCCCGTTTCAAGCCTGACCGGCTCACTGATCGGCAATCTCGATCTTGAACTGGAGGTTCTTTCGATCAACCTGCTCGGTTCCCTGCTTTCGGGTGCGCTCGACGCCGTCGAAACGCTGCTTGACCCTGTCGCCATCGTTCTCGATGAGGTCCTGATCGTGCTGTTCGACGCCCTGGGCATCGGCCTGGGCGAAGTCGACGTCGCCGTCCACAGCTTCGATTGCCGCAATGCCGCCCTGGTTCAATAA
- a CDS encoding TadE/TadG family type IV pilus assembly protein, protein MPNGRRRFLACTWQDQAGTSAVEFALIAPIFLLLLFGAIGYGIYFGAAHSVQQLAADAARAAVAGLSGAERTALATAFLANNGGSYVLIDPDLLTIAAAPSPSDPDQFLVSVSYDASALPIWNLHPPLPLPGKTIVFASTIRNGGV, encoded by the coding sequence ATGCCAAACGGCCGCCGTCGGTTCCTGGCGTGCACCTGGCAGGACCAGGCGGGCACCTCCGCCGTCGAATTTGCCCTGATCGCGCCCATCTTCCTGCTGCTTTTGTTCGGCGCCATCGGCTATGGCATTTATTTTGGCGCCGCCCACTCGGTCCAGCAACTGGCCGCCGATGCGGCCCGCGCGGCGGTGGCCGGGCTCTCGGGAGCTGAGCGCACCGCCCTCGCCACGGCCTTCCTCGCCAACAATGGCGGCTCTTATGTGCTGATCGACCCCGATCTCTTGACCATAGCGGCCGCCCCCAGCCCGTCCGATCCCGACCAGTTCCTGGTCAGCGTCAGCTATGATGCCTCGGCGCTGCCCATCTGGAATCTCCACCCCCCGCTGCCCCTCCCCGGCAAAACCATCGTCTTTGCCTCCACCATCCGCAATGGTGGGGTGTGA
- a CDS encoding GlsB/YeaQ/YmgE family stress response membrane protein, which produces MDEMGVGWIAAIIIGGLAGWIASAIMKTGTGIFLNIVLGIVGAAIASFLFGLIGVSFGGWFGYLIAGLIGACILIALVRAVRR; this is translated from the coding sequence ATGGACGAAATGGGAGTCGGCTGGATTGCAGCCATCATCATCGGCGGTCTGGCCGGCTGGATAGCCTCGGCCATCATGAAGACCGGCACGGGAATCTTTCTCAACATCGTTCTCGGCATCGTCGGCGCGGCGATTGCCAGCTTTTTGTTCGGCCTGATCGGTGTTTCGTTCGGCGGCTGGTTCGGTTACCTGATCGCCGGTCTGATCGGCGCGTGTATTCTCATCGCGCTCGTCAGGGCCGTCCGACGGTAA
- a CDS encoding LysR family transcriptional regulator, with amino-acid sequence MKQTINWDDQRIFLAVLEQGSLSGAARRLGLSHPTVRSRIEALEADLGTVLFTRSMTGLTPTEAAEALREPAHAMAIASDVFTRRASAPFGEIAGIVRLSVPEFMGIEVIPAMLETLRVSHPAIRIELSLSNQRADLLSQEVDLAVRTVAPDQQALLARKVATIPLGMFASHAYVARRGRPETLEDLANHDMIGPDRDPLDLEFARRLGLTFALNRMVLRTDSHPAQIAAARAGVGIAVAQVPLCEADPRLVRILPDYAPVQMGTWIVTHENLARVPRVRAAFDTLVAGFHAMMHKPS; translated from the coding sequence ATGAAGCAGACGATCAACTGGGACGACCAGCGCATCTTTCTTGCCGTGCTTGAGCAAGGCAGCCTTTCGGGTGCGGCGCGACGGCTTGGCCTGTCCCATCCCACGGTGCGCAGCCGCATCGAGGCGCTCGAGGCCGATCTGGGCACCGTACTGTTCACCCGCTCGATGACCGGGCTCACGCCCACCGAGGCGGCGGAAGCCCTGCGCGAACCGGCTCATGCCATGGCCATTGCATCGGATGTCTTTACGCGCCGTGCTTCGGCACCCTTTGGAGAAATCGCCGGCATCGTGCGGCTGAGCGTGCCCGAATTTATGGGAATCGAAGTCATTCCGGCGATGCTCGAGACCCTCAGGGTGTCACACCCTGCCATTCGCATCGAGTTGTCATTGTCCAATCAGCGGGCCGATCTGTTGAGCCAGGAGGTCGATCTTGCCGTCCGCACCGTCGCGCCGGACCAGCAGGCGCTTCTGGCCCGCAAGGTCGCGACCATCCCTTTGGGCATGTTTGCCAGTCACGCCTATGTGGCGCGGCGCGGCCGGCCCGAAACGCTCGAGGATCTGGCCAACCATGACATGATCGGGCCCGACCGCGATCCGCTTGATCTTGAATTTGCCCGGCGCCTGGGGCTGACCTTTGCGCTCAACCGCATGGTGCTGCGCACCGACAGCCATCCCGCCCAGATCGCCGCAGCCCGGGCCGGCGTGGGCATCGCCGTGGCACAGGTCCCGCTGTGCGAGGCCGACCCGCGCCTTGTGCGCATCCTGCCCGATTACGCGCCAGTGCAAATGGGCACCTGGATCGTAACCCACGAAAACCTGGCCCGCGTACCCCGCGTCCGCGCCGCGTTCGATACGCTAGTTGCCGGTTTCCATGCAATGATGCACAAGCCGTCATAG
- a CDS encoding NAD-dependent epimerase/dehydratase family protein translates to MDTEKRTALVLGATGGVGGAIATALIGNSWTVRGLARNLDAARRSGVAGIDWVAGDAMNRADVIGAAQGVSTIVHAVNPPGYRNWGELVLPMIDNTIAAARDVGARVVLPGTVYNFDPAHTPVLSETSPQTPKSFKGRIRAELEARLERAAPEVESLILRAGDFFGPGARSSWFAQGMVAAGKPVRRIVKIARGAGHSWAYLPDLAQAFAQVLERPEALRPFERLQFEGIYDESGTVMIEAIERQVGRKLPVYRFPWWAMHLLAPFGGFAREAADIAAVWRHPMRMDNTRLVELLGAEPRTPLDTAMHQSLVAMGCIEPKAAQVGMPGLTLSL, encoded by the coding sequence ATGGATACGGAAAAAAGGACGGCATTGGTTCTGGGGGCCACGGGCGGGGTGGGCGGCGCCATCGCCACAGCCCTGATCGGCAACAGCTGGACGGTGCGCGGGCTGGCGCGGAACCTCGATGCGGCGCGGCGCAGCGGGGTGGCTGGAATCGACTGGGTGGCCGGCGATGCCATGAACCGGGCGGATGTGATCGGCGCGGCGCAAGGGGTTTCCACCATCGTGCACGCGGTCAACCCGCCAGGCTACAGAAACTGGGGCGAGCTGGTGCTGCCGATGATCGACAACACCATCGCCGCGGCGCGGGATGTGGGGGCGCGGGTGGTGCTGCCGGGCACTGTCTATAATTTCGATCCGGCGCACACACCGGTGCTGAGCGAGACAAGCCCGCAGACCCCGAAAAGCTTCAAGGGCCGTATCCGTGCCGAGCTCGAGGCCCGGCTGGAGCGGGCGGCTCCTGAGGTGGAAAGCCTTATTCTGCGGGCCGGGGACTTTTTCGGGCCGGGTGCCCGATCGAGCTGGTTCGCCCAGGGCATGGTGGCGGCCGGCAAGCCGGTGCGGCGGATCGTCAAGATTGCCCGTGGGGCCGGGCACAGCTGGGCGTATCTGCCCGACCTTGCCCAGGCGTTTGCGCAGGTGCTCGAACGCCCTGAGGCCTTGCGCCCGTTCGAGCGGCTGCAGTTCGAGGGTATTTACGATGAGAGCGGGACGGTGATGATCGAGGCCATCGAGCGGCAGGTGGGACGCAAGCTGCCGGTCTATCGCTTTCCCTGGTGGGCGATGCACCTTCTGGCACCGTTCGGGGGATTTGCGCGCGAGGCGGCCGATATCGCGGCGGTCTGGCGCCATCCGATGCGGATGGACAACACACGGCTTGTCGAACTGCTCGGCGCCGAGCCGCGCACGCCGCTCGACACCGCCATGCACCAATCGCTCGTGGCAATGGGGTGCATTGAGCCGAAAGCTGCTCAGGTTGGCATGCCCGGCCTTACCCTATCGCTTTAA
- a CDS encoding glycosyltransferase family A protein, whose translation MLKKLAVSIVMPAYKAHDTIARAVASALAQSHVHFELIVVADDGQDYEAVLGRSGVADPRLRFFSSGLIGAGSCPARNVGLDAARYEIAAILDADDAFKPEKLEIMVPLAIQYGLVSCALDVTTPDGTHLRHVGKGENRLLTPGEYKFTNFSMDSMLVYDRRRADPRYSTAQRSMTDLEFLLKIFASVPACFHVGAPLHDYVKMPVSISNGPDVTQRMVASKTIMRKGLAEGRYPLADPTGLVGMGRFLDISLAAEKTYAPRPGANPPDLFEDHIEPLLKR comes from the coding sequence ATGCTTAAGAAACTTGCCGTTTCCATCGTCATGCCCGCCTACAAGGCGCACGACACCATCGCCCGCGCCGTCGCCTCGGCGCTGGCCCAGTCCCATGTGCATTTCGAATTGATCGTGGTCGCCGACGACGGGCAAGATTACGAGGCCGTTCTCGGGCGGTCCGGCGTTGCCGATCCGCGGCTGCGCTTTTTCTCTTCGGGCCTGATCGGTGCGGGCTCGTGCCCGGCGCGCAATGTCGGCCTGGATGCCGCCCGCTATGAAATCGCGGCCATTCTGGACGCCGATGATGCCTTCAAGCCCGAAAAGCTCGAGATCATGGTGCCGCTGGCCATCCAGTACGGGCTGGTGTCCTGCGCGCTTGACGTCACAACACCCGATGGCACCCATCTGCGCCATGTGGGCAAGGGCGAAAACCGGCTGCTGACGCCCGGGGAGTACAAATTCACCAATTTTTCCATGGATTCCATGCTGGTCTATGACCGCCGCCGGGCCGATCCGCGCTATTCGACCGCCCAACGCTCCATGACCGATCTCGAATTCCTGCTAAAAATCTTCGCCAGCGTGCCGGCATGCTTTCATGTGGGCGCGCCATTGCACGATTACGTGAAGATGCCCGTTTCGATCTCCAACGGCCCCGACGTCACCCAAAGGATGGTCGCGTCCAAGACCATTATGCGCAAGGGGCTGGCCGAGGGGCGCTACCCCCTGGCCGACCCGACCGGCCTTGTGGGCATGGGCCGTTTTCTCGACATCTCGCTTGCCGCCGAAAAAACCTACGCCCCGCGACCCGGCGCCAACCCGCCAGACCTGTTTGAAGACCACATCGAGCCGCTGTTAAAGCGATAG
- a CDS encoding Hsp20 family protein → MTRVSLFSAPFLLGFDAFEERFDRLARASEGYPPYNIERMTAEAGDETYSIAIAVAGFSRNDLEVIGEDNQLIVRGRQTEDGARQYLHRGIAARQFQRTFLLADGMRIEGAELKDGLLVITVYRPVTETVTRRIEIRSVE, encoded by the coding sequence ATGACACGGGTATCGCTGTTTTCCGCCCCTTTTCTTCTGGGCTTTGATGCGTTCGAAGAGCGTTTCGACCGGCTTGCACGGGCCTCCGAAGGCTATCCCCCCTACAATATCGAGCGGATGACCGCCGAAGCCGGGGATGAGACCTATTCGATCGCCATTGCGGTCGCCGGATTTTCGCGTAACGATCTGGAAGTGATTGGAGAGGATAATCAGCTGATCGTGCGGGGCCGGCAGACTGAAGACGGTGCGCGCCAATATCTGCATCGCGGCATCGCCGCACGGCAGTTTCAGCGCACTTTCCTGCTTGCCGACGGCATGAGGATAGAGGGTGCCGAACTGAAAGACGGCCTCCTCGTTATCACCGTATACCGGCCCGTCACCGAGACCGTGACCCGCCGTATCGAGATCCGTTCGGTCGAGTAG